One segment of Setaria viridis chromosome 4, Setaria_viridis_v4.0, whole genome shotgun sequence DNA contains the following:
- the LOC117853479 gene encoding LOW QUALITY PROTEIN: uncharacterized protein (The sequence of the model RefSeq protein was modified relative to this genomic sequence to represent the inferred CDS: inserted 2 bases in 1 codon; deleted 1 base in 1 codon; substituted 1 base at 1 genomic stop codon) encodes MKHTVEEAVTDLMSKYTNTISSMVITDLGCSSGPNAVSLVSMAVDAIFCYCALDQKVPPELCVLLNDLPGNDFNNVAKRLVAFQKNARSSGPVLTAIVPGSFYKMVFNSGSVHLAFASSSVQWLSENTFYIPMYGPSDKELREIVEDQSSFSINKIQVHDVIRDMEKGSIKPKMMDLAARAAYEPIIVEHFGSQAAVVEEFERTVEWHVRAGTPQGWFTTVQEFFDVPDCLNRRDWPLLTLTFSTAKFCRCRLELAFVNTIIPIEQWPEQSLHMNRGERESSYARNSITQNAGQNRMKPLILXAVTRLWKYTKTLRKVVITDLGCASGPNTLTLVETAVEAIFRHCMDKEELPEISVFLNDLPDNDSNNVAKILNTFQQSTQQCFSPVVAAXFYKRLFTSKSVNLVLSSNSLNLLSEVPDDLKKNRIPMYEIDEGLRRARRPFVDQACGRQFRKDFTTFLKTRAQELVSMGQMVLCMVGMPSSDNDYLYIQPWDAPFIPLNDMASRGVISTEMLDSFYVLMNTPRIRALAARAAFEPTIKQHFGHSEEVMDEVVRTIERQLSETSPHVSAAPADSLLFLCVSVTKKD; translated from the exons ATGAAGCATACTGTAGAGGAGGCTGTCACTGACTTGATGAGTAAATATACCAATACCATCAGCAGCATGGTGATTACAGACCTGGGGTGTTCCTCGGGCCCGAATGCAGTGTCACTTGTCTCAATGGCTGTCGATGCCATT TTTTGTTACTGTGCGCTTGACCAGAAGGTCCCGCCGGAGCTATGTGTACTCCTGAATGATCTTCCAGGCAATGATTTCAACAATGTTGCAAAGCGCCTGGTTGCATTCCAAAAAAATGCACGAAGTTCTGGTCCTGTTCTGACTGCTATTGTACCTGGTTCATTCTACAAGATGGTCTTTAATAGTGGCTCTGTGCATCTAGCTTTTGCGTCAAGCAGTGTACAATGGCTGTCGGAG aacacattctacataccgatgtatggcCCTTCTGATAAGGAGTTAAGAGAGATCGTCGAAGATCAGAGCTCCTTCTCGATCAACAAGATACAGGTGCATGATGTCATTCGTGACATGGAAAAAGGCTCCATTAAGCCAAAGATGATGGATCTCGCCGCTAGAGCTGCGTACGAGCCAATAATCGTGGAGCACTTTGGGTCGCAGGCAGCAGTTGTTGAAGAGTTTGAGAGAACTGTGGAGTGGCACGTGAGGGCTGGAACCCCGCAG GGTTGGTTCACAACTGTTCAAGAATTTTTCGATGTGCCAGATTGCTTGAATCGAAGAGATTGGCCATTGTTGACGTTGACATTTAGCACCGCCAAGTTCTGTAGGTGCCGCCTTGAGCTTGCCTTCGTCAACACAATAATTCCCATAGAACAATGGCCTGAGCAATCTCTGCACATGAACAGGGGAGAGAGAGAATCGAGCTATGCTCGCAACTCTATCACTCAG AATGCAGGGCAAAATAGGATGAAGCCTTTGATACTATAGGCTGTCACAAGATTGTGGAAATATACCAAAACCCTCAGAAAAGTGGTTATAACTGACTTGGGATGTGCTTCTGGCCCAAACACATTGACACTTGTCGAAACTGCAGTTGAGGCAATTTTTCGCCATTGTATGGACAAGGAAGAATTGCCAGAGATATCTGTGTTTCTGAATGATCTCCCTGACAATGACTCCAATAATGTTGCAAAGATCTTGAATACATTCCAGCAGAGCACACAACAATGTTTTAGTCCAGTTGTTGCTGC ATTCTACAAAAGACTCTTCACAAGTAAGTCCGTGAatctagttttatcatcaaaTAGCCTGAATTTACTATCAGAG GTGCCTGATGATCTAAAGAAAAATAGAATCCCTATGTATGAAATCGATGAGGGTCTCAGGCGAGCAAGGAGGCCGTTCGTTGATCAGGCTTGTGGGCGACAATTCAGAAAGGATTTCACAACTTTCTTGAAAACAAGGGCTCAAGAATTGGTCTCTATGGGTCAAATGGTGCTTTGCATGGTAGGCATGCCTTCAAGTGACAATGACTATCTGTACATTCAACCATGGGATGCTCCATTTATTCCTTTAAATGATATGGCATCAAGG GGTGTGATCAGCACAGAAATGCTGGATTCATTTTACGTACTCATGAACACCCCCAGGATTAGGGCACTCGCAGCGAGGGCTGCATTCGAGCCAACAATCAAGCAGCATTTTGGACATTCGGAAGAAGTTATGGATGAGGTCGTGAGAACCATTGAGCGCCAACTCAGCGAGACAAGCCCTCATGTTTCAGCTGCCCCTGCAGATAGTTTACTTTTCCTGTGTGTTTCCGTCACAAAAAAGGATTAA